Proteins co-encoded in one Methylomonas albis genomic window:
- the rpiA gene encoding ribose-5-phosphate isomerase RpiA, giving the protein MTQDELKKQVAQAALQYLKNVPIIGMGTGSTVTHLINLLADCDFKRDIEGAVSSSAKTTEHLQSIGIRVIDLNQSGDLDIYVDGADEVTPHKKMLKGGGGALTREKIIAGASKKFVCIVDESKCVDVMGKFPLPVEVLPLSRSFVARQLAKLGGQPELRMNKDTGASYITDNACEILDVHNLSILDPVELERTINNIPGVITNGLFAIRAADVVLVGKGSEVITY; this is encoded by the coding sequence ATGACTCAAGACGAATTAAAAAAACAAGTCGCTCAGGCTGCCCTGCAATATTTGAAAAACGTGCCTATCATCGGCATGGGAACCGGCTCCACCGTTACGCATTTAATCAATCTGTTGGCCGACTGCGACTTCAAAAGAGACATCGAAGGCGCGGTATCCAGCTCGGCTAAAACCACCGAGCATTTGCAATCCATCGGCATTCGCGTTATCGACCTGAACCAATCCGGCGATCTGGATATTTACGTGGACGGCGCGGATGAAGTCACCCCACATAAAAAAATGCTGAAAGGCGGCGGTGGCGCACTGACCCGCGAGAAAATCATCGCCGGCGCCAGCAAGAAATTTGTCTGCATCGTCGACGAAAGTAAATGCGTGGACGTGATGGGCAAATTTCCGCTACCGGTTGAAGTGTTGCCCTTGTCGCGCAGCTTCGTGGCCCGTCAATTGGCAAAATTGGGCGGCCAACCGGAATTGCGCATGAACAAGGACACCGGCGCCAGCTATATTACTGATAACGCCTGTGAGATTCTGGATGTGCATAATTTAAGCATTCTGGACCCCGTCGAACTGGAAAGAACCATCAACAATATCCCCGGCGTGATTACCAACGGCTTGTTTGCCATCCGTGCGGCAGATGTGGTGTTGGTAGGTAAAGGCAGCGAAGTTATTACTTACTGA